One stretch of Phocoena phocoena chromosome 10, mPhoPho1.1, whole genome shotgun sequence DNA includes these proteins:
- the LOC136128776 gene encoding histone H2B type 1-M, protein MPEPTKSAPAPKKGSKKAVTKAQKKDGKKRKRSRKESYSVYVYKVLKQVHPDTGISSKAMGIMNSFVNDIFERIAGEASRLAHYNKRSTITSREIQTAVRLLLPGELAKHAVSEGTKAVTKYTSSK, encoded by the coding sequence ATGCCTGAACCCACCAAGTCCGCTCCGGCCCCGAAGAAGGGCTCCAAGAAGGCGGTGACCAAGGCGCAGAAGAAGGATGGCAAGAAGCGCAAGCGCAGTCGCAAGGAGAGTTACTCCGTGTACGTGTATAAGGTGCTGAAGCAGGTCCACCCGGACACCGGCATCTCGTCCAAGGCTATGGGCATCATGAACTCGTTCGTCAACGACATCTTCGAGCGCATTGCGGGCGAGGCGTCGCGCCTGGCGCATTATAACAAGCGCTCGACCATCACTTCCAGAGAGATCCAGACGGCCGTGCGCCTGCTGCTGCCCGGGGAGCTGGCCAAGCACGCCGTGTCTGAGGGCACCAAGGCTGTCACCAAGTACACCAGCTCCAAGTAA